In Halobacillus amylolyticus, the following proteins share a genomic window:
- a CDS encoding carbamoyl phosphate synthase small subunit, whose protein sequence is MYMKQLVLEDGTVFVGKGFGSDRESFGEIVFNTGMTGYQEVISDPSYCGQIVTFTYPLVGNYGINRDDFETVNPAILGVVVKEHCEHPSNFRSEETLDEFLQAKRIPGISGVDTRKLTKIIRKHGTMKAMITSVDRPVEQLVSIMKETPLATDQVKQVSTVKPYVVPGRGYRIVLIDFGMKHGILREFTKRSCHVTVVPYHTSAEEIERLRPDGIMLSNGPGDPKDVPEAIQTVRKLMGRVPVFGICLGHQLIALASGADTVKMKFGHRGGNQPVKDIRTNKTAITSQNHGYAVDEESLQSTSLSLTQISLNDGTVEGLEHKTQNAFSVQYHPESSPGPDDTAALFDEFLTRITQSQKETKEALHV, encoded by the coding sequence ATGTATATGAAGCAGCTCGTTCTTGAGGATGGCACAGTATTTGTAGGAAAAGGATTTGGCAGTGATCGCGAAAGCTTTGGTGAAATTGTCTTCAATACAGGGATGACGGGCTACCAGGAGGTCATCTCGGATCCATCTTATTGCGGACAAATTGTTACGTTTACTTATCCTTTGGTCGGCAATTATGGCATCAACAGAGATGATTTTGAAACCGTCAACCCTGCGATCTTAGGTGTCGTCGTTAAAGAGCATTGTGAACACCCTTCTAATTTTAGAAGTGAAGAGACGTTGGATGAATTTTTGCAAGCCAAAAGAATTCCAGGAATCAGCGGAGTAGATACGAGAAAACTTACGAAGATTATTCGCAAGCATGGCACGATGAAAGCGATGATTACATCTGTTGATCGTCCAGTAGAACAACTCGTCAGCATTATGAAAGAAACTCCGCTTGCAACGGATCAAGTTAAACAAGTATCGACTGTGAAACCATATGTTGTGCCAGGACGCGGCTATCGTATCGTGCTGATCGACTTCGGGATGAAGCATGGGATTTTACGAGAATTTACGAAGAGAAGCTGTCACGTGACGGTCGTTCCCTACCATACATCTGCAGAAGAAATTGAACGGCTTCGTCCTGACGGCATCATGCTGTCAAACGGTCCGGGAGATCCAAAAGACGTACCTGAGGCGATTCAAACCGTACGTAAGTTAATGGGGCGCGTTCCGGTCTTCGGGATTTGTTTAGGGCACCAGTTGATTGCTTTGGCATCTGGGGCAGACACAGTGAAAATGAAGTTCGGCCATAGGGGTGGAAATCAACCAGTTAAGGATATCCGAACGAACAAGACCGCGATTACTTCACAAAACCATGGCTATGCCGTTGACGAAGAATCACTGCAATCTACAAGTCTATCACTTACACAAATCTCTTTAAATGATGGAACCGTAGAAGGGCTTGAGCACAAGACACAGAATGCTTTCTCTGTACAGTACCATCCAGAGAGTTCACCAGGCCCAGACGATACCGCAGCATTGTTTGACGAATTTTTAACACGAATTACTCAATCACAAAAAGAAACAAAGGAGGCTCTTCATGTCTAA
- a CDS encoding aspartate carbamoyltransferase catalytic subunit, with amino-acid sequence MQHLLSMNELTKQEIEHLMETARRIESGKRMLEVPCTFASNIFLEPSTRTKNSFYIAEKRLGMDVLDLNGADSSVTKGETLEDTLKTLQAIGVQLAVVRQPEVGVLQQAAKGLSLSIINAGDGTGEHPTQSLLDLYTISKEHPSFEGLRVTIAGDIKHSRVARSNACALKKLGAKVSFVAPVPWQDESISTDYITMDEACAQSDVVMLLRIQHERHVISGQQGDYLQEFGLTKEREQRMKDDAIILHPAPVNRGIEIESSLVECRKSRIFDQMANGVVMRMAIIQTLLKGEIANEYKNYQQQTIG; translated from the coding sequence ATGCAGCATTTATTATCTATGAATGAGCTTACGAAGCAAGAGATTGAACACCTTATGGAAACAGCACGAAGGATCGAATCTGGTAAACGCATGTTGGAAGTTCCCTGCACTTTCGCCAGCAATATTTTTCTAGAGCCTAGTACGAGAACGAAAAATAGCTTCTACATTGCAGAGAAGCGGTTAGGAATGGATGTATTAGATTTGAATGGAGCAGATTCAAGCGTAACAAAAGGAGAAACGCTTGAGGATACGTTGAAGACGTTACAAGCGATTGGTGTGCAGCTGGCCGTTGTGCGTCAGCCGGAGGTTGGAGTGTTACAACAAGCGGCCAAAGGGCTCTCCTTATCCATCATCAATGCAGGTGATGGGACAGGTGAACACCCCACCCAATCTCTACTAGATCTCTATACGATTTCAAAAGAGCATCCTAGCTTTGAAGGTCTTCGCGTAACGATAGCTGGTGATATTAAGCATAGCCGGGTGGCCCGCTCCAATGCGTGTGCCTTGAAAAAACTGGGGGCGAAGGTGTCCTTCGTTGCACCAGTACCATGGCAGGATGAGTCGATCTCAACAGATTACATAACGATGGATGAGGCTTGCGCGCAATCCGATGTCGTTATGTTGCTGCGTATTCAACATGAACGACATGTCATAAGTGGTCAGCAAGGAGACTACTTACAAGAATTTGGCTTAACAAAAGAACGCGAGCAACGCATGAAAGACGATGCGATCATTCTCCACCCCGCACCTGTAAATCGCGGAATAGAAATTGAATCTTCACTTGTAGAGTGCAGAAAGTCGAGAATTTTTGATCAGATGGCCAATGGGGTAGTGATGCGAATGGCGATCATCCAAACACTGTTAAAGGGGGAAATTGCGAATGAGTATAAAAATTATCAACAGCAAACGATTGGTTAA
- a CDS encoding dihydroorotase, which translates to MSIKIINSKRLVNGQLEDCEVLVEKGQVSELAVKVDGEADKVIDAKGRLLSAGFVDVHVHLREPGGEAKETIATGTEAAARGGFTTICAMPNTRPVPDSKETMTNLFEKIAQDARVRVLPYASITTRQLGGELVDMEALSENGAFAFTDDGVGVQQAGKMYEAMKEAARVNKAVVAHCEDNSLVYNGVAHDGEVSKRLDLPGIPNIAESVHIARDVLLAEAADCHYHVCHVSTKESVRVIRDAKKAGIRVTAEVTPHHLLLNEEDITEDDALFKMNPPLRSKEDQQALLEGLLEGTIDCIATDHAPHTEEEKQAGFVHSPFGITGLETAFPLLNTHLVEKEVFSLEQLINWLTIRPSEIFQLPYGKLEVGAVADLTLIDLEHSKEIDRHNLASKGKNSPFHGENLTGWPVVTIANGKLVFEEDVYEAARS; encoded by the coding sequence ATGAGTATAAAAATTATCAACAGCAAACGATTGGTTAATGGACAACTTGAAGATTGTGAAGTTTTGGTAGAGAAGGGACAAGTAAGTGAATTAGCTGTCAAAGTTGACGGGGAAGCAGACAAAGTAATCGATGCCAAAGGTCGTTTATTATCAGCTGGGTTCGTTGATGTCCACGTTCATTTAAGAGAGCCAGGCGGGGAAGCGAAGGAGACGATCGCAACAGGTACGGAAGCCGCGGCTAGAGGCGGATTTACAACGATTTGTGCGATGCCGAATACAAGGCCTGTCCCGGATTCAAAGGAAACCATGACTAATCTGTTTGAGAAAATCGCTCAGGACGCTCGTGTCCGTGTTCTACCGTACGCATCGATTACAACACGACAGCTTGGCGGTGAGTTAGTGGATATGGAGGCGCTAAGTGAAAATGGGGCATTTGCTTTTACAGATGACGGTGTCGGCGTGCAGCAGGCAGGAAAAATGTATGAGGCCATGAAGGAAGCTGCTCGGGTAAATAAAGCCGTCGTTGCACACTGTGAGGACAATTCCCTTGTCTATAACGGTGTTGCCCATGATGGGGAGGTCAGCAAGCGGCTAGATCTCCCTGGAATTCCAAACATCGCGGAGTCTGTCCACATCGCGAGGGATGTTCTGTTAGCGGAAGCCGCTGATTGTCACTATCATGTCTGCCATGTGTCAACGAAAGAATCTGTACGAGTGATCCGCGATGCGAAGAAAGCGGGTATTCGGGTAACAGCTGAAGTGACTCCTCACCATTTACTGCTAAACGAAGAGGATATCACAGAGGATGATGCACTGTTTAAGATGAATCCACCGCTCCGCTCAAAAGAAGACCAGCAAGCATTACTAGAGGGGCTGCTTGAAGGCACGATCGATTGCATTGCGACGGACCATGCCCCACATACAGAGGAAGAGAAGCAGGCAGGATTTGTGCACTCGCCTTTTGGGATTACAGGACTTGAGACAGCTTTCCCGCTCTTGAACACCCATTTAGTAGAAAAAGAAGTATTCAGCTTAGAGCAGCTCATTAATTGGCTGACGATTCGCCCGAGCGAAATTTTCCAGCTGCCTTATGGGAAACTTGAAGTTGGTGCAGTTGCAGACCTGACACTCATTGATCTTGAACATTCGAAAGAAATCGACCGCCACAATCTTGCATCAAAAGGGAAAAACAGTCCTTTTCATGGAGAAAACTTAACAGGGTGGCCAGTGGTTACAATCGCAAATGGAAAACTAGTTTTTGAGGAGGATGTATATGAAGCAGCTCGTTCTTGA